The window TCAGGTCTATTATAAGAGCAGCTACAACATAACTGACCTTGAACATTGTCACTGAATGGACAGTGCagattttcaaaaaaagaaaaggtaTACATTGGCAGAAAACACTCAATCTAGAGTGGGATCCACAATATACCAGTAAAAATGAccctataaataaaaaaataacaaaacacatagtacACACCAGTCATAACAATACTGATGATGCAGAACTTTTCTATCTAAGGTGTTCCACAACAGCTTAAACTGTTGAATAGTTGTGGCAACAGTAGGTGGCCACAAACACAGATGGTGACTGGAGTTAAACAAAAACCCACTGAGCAAGAAATGACTACATGATAtcaaaaatttgaaacaaaatacgaGGTGCAGTTCACATACTGGCTCTGATCATGACCtccaaaaaatacagaaatggaCAACTGGGGACATGGTGAGATGATGGATCTGATGACAAGATACCATAAAGAGGTGACACTTCACAGACAAAGTGGATGAATACACCAGCCTCTATGGCCTTTCTGAAACAAGTCACAAACCACCTCCTATAGATGATGGCAAAAAAATGGAATCTCTTGGTGAGGATAGGCAACAGGATGAGGAGACAATGAGGGAGAGGAATGGAAGTGAAGAGCCAGGCCCTTTGAAAGGACCTGTAGGTCTAATGGATCTATTGTAAATGGTGTCCACATAGAGTGGAAATGGAAAATACTAGCCTCAACTCTATGGCTAAGTCGCAAACACTGGAATTCTCTATGATACCTTTGAGTAACAACACAACTGCATATTGTTGGAAAAAAAGAAGCCAAAACTGGCAGAGAGATGGATGGGGGTGGGGGATGAGGCACAGAAACAGCAAGAGGAGGTTGGGATAAACAATAAGTTAACAAGGATAATGAATGATACATATGAGTGGATTTAACTTGAGAAGGAGCAGGTAAACATACTTGAGAAACAATAGCATCCTGACTAGAAAGATCCCAACAGCATGTCATTCACATCTGAAGAGCCAGAGCTGAAGATGAAAGGTGTGCTATTGTAGTAAACAAAAGGCTGCAAATATCATCTGAAAACCCTTCATGATACAAGTGAATTGTCTAAGCTAGCAAGTGCAAAGACGATAATGCATCCAAACTCAGTCTGATACAGGAAAATTCATATGTGACAAATTCATTGATGCATTAGAGTTCAAATCCTACAATGCCATTCAAGATTCCAACCACTGGCAATCAAGAAATGAAATGCATAAGCAAGATCTTCAGATGTATTAGGCAGATGAGGCATACTAAGCCCATCCAAAAGAGATTCTCCAAAATGCTGGGTATAAACCTCAACATCAAGTGGGGGATGAAACACTAAATACTGCCCCACAGATTGATCACCAAGGAGGGCAGGTTGAGGATTATAGGAAACAGGAGATAAGTGTACAACAGAACAAACCTGATTAATTAGTTTCACAAAGGCTGAAAGATGTTTGGGTAAATTTCCCAATACAAACAGTGACTGGGAGGGGAAGTGACTGTACCAATTCTCTTCTTCCATATGAGCAGGCATAATAGGGTATTCCTCATGCGGTGGTGAAGACTGCATAAACATAGACATTTCTTGCCATCATGTCCTCAACCAACAACTGTAGTACTGAACTCAACAGCATTAGTCAGGAAATCCTCAGCAGCAGTAACATCTGAGGTAGGTGTAACTACATGAAACTGTGAGTACATAGTTACAAGTCCAAACttgaaccaaaaaaaaaaagaaaagagaaaagttggaaagagaaacaattcaaaaatgcaaacaaaaaaatgaaatattaatccTTTTGCTGAATTTTGCAACCACAGTCACCGAAAACGTTTCCTCCCTTCAAGTGCATAAGTCAACAAAAGTCCACAAAGAAGAAATCTGTCTCTTCACTGTGGTAATCTACAATGGATACTTTATGCATGGAGGAAAAACACGTTTTACAGTTGACTCCTGTAAATTTCAGCAGTTTAAGAAAAAATGTCTTTACTCATTTTTTGACTTTTTACATAGAAGTAAACATCAGTTTTCTTAAATCCTCAAgcaagcaaacattatttttcaataaaattttcaaaattctgaCTTTCGTTTTTCATAGCAAAAATGATAACTTTAATGGCAGATGTTGTCTCAAGAGTGATGCATCAGAAGggttaaagaaaagtaaaaacctATAAACAAAATGTCCACAAACTTGTAAGTAAAAACAAGCATATCTGTACAGTACTAGTGCCAACCAAGATGTGATTAATGAGTGCTAATGTAAAGAGGATGATGATTACAACAGGGGTTGTGTCTTGCTCCCATTGGTGAAGAGCTGCTGCATAATAATTTGCATGTGTATATGCAGAAGTGGGCAGTGGAAGGCTAGTAGTGAGTATTGAAATTTGTGCTGATAGAAGGTAGTACTGATCAGATAAGTATTTTGTAAATGGGGGTAAGATAATTCATTGGAATTCTTATGATAAGACACAAGagcttttaaaaattttattggataacaTATTTGAGTGAAAGACTTTCAAAAGATTTCATTAGTTAAGGTATTTAAGATATGGTTCTTCAATTTTCTTAATCTGTGTTTTAATGAAAAGATAGTAGTTAAATACTCTATTAATATAACTAGTAATTTCAGTTATGATATACATATGTTCAATGGGCTGCAAAACTGTTTATCAATTAAATTTaaggaattaattataaattatcttaCCCTGTAGTAATGTCAGAAAAGTTGGGTCCAGGGCTTTACTGAGAAGTTTTTCTGGGTAAATATTTTGATAGGCTAAGAACAGAAGACTTGAAATAAGGCAATTAGGGTATAAAGATATTTCTTCTTCTCTTCTTCTATCATGTAATTCTGCAACTACTGAACTGAAAAAATCTTTCATGTCAGGAGTATGATTAAAAAGTGCACAAGAGAAAAGAAGCTTGGACAGTTCTTTCAGACGAATATTTTGAAGATTACTAGAGGTATGCTTCACAACTTTATCAATGAGTCCAGCAACATATACATGTATAGGGGTGCCTAATAGGACAATATGAATTCCAGCAGTGGGCTCCcaacagtatatataatttttacactctgaaataaatgttttgaacagCTTTCTGTGTTGAATAGAGCAGCTATTCCGAAGCTGTTTTACAATGGCAGATACCGTAAAGTCATTTACTATAGACAtgttgtttattgtatgtttgatTATATGATGCAAAAGATCTGGATTTTTTGTTGGCATTTGAGTTTTGAAGTATCCCAAACATATGATCCCAATCTCTTCAATATTCAATTTGTCAACCAAattcattacatatttttctatattttgcaTTAAAGGTTTATTCACTTTTCTCTGCAAATTCACTAGAAACAATAACTGCACCAGTTGTTGAGAAGAAAGTGAAGGTAGTCGACATCCTAATGCACCTATTAATGCTGAATTATAACTAGTGATACGACTAAGACGCAAGTGAAACCAGTAATCTGCAACCAGCAACTGTTTCTCTAATGTCCAAGATTCCAGACGATGCAGACATTCTCTATCTAAGCTGTTCCACAACATCTTAAACTGCTGAGTAGTTGTGGCAACAGTAGGTGGCCACAAACATAAGTAATTCAAAACATCAATTATTTGAGAGTCTTGCATCTCTGGTAGTGAACGTACAAGCGACTTTAGCAAGTTACAATACTTTTCACTTTCTACATCTTTCTGAGTATCATCTGAATAACTTGAAATTTTTTTGAACATATTTAATATGCTTGTCACATTTTCTTCAAAGCTTA of the Tachypleus tridentatus isolate NWPU-2018 chromosome 13, ASM421037v1, whole genome shotgun sequence genome contains:
- the LOC143240802 gene encoding FAST kinase domain-containing protein 5, mitochondrial isoform X2, giving the protein MKYCPKVEHEWCQMKVKDRYSVYQLLKHQRWYTKQQSRFLFRTSQGKFCINCFSTMPSSLNRLFHVGTCVFVKVFQERENEYAHEIMENLGYSSVRRHPGSLLIYNSKEQISSKNHTHGDVSFEENVTSILNMFKKISSYSDDTQKDVESEKYCNLLKSLVRSLPEMQDSQIIDVLNYLCLWPPTVATTTQQFKMLWNSLDRECLHRLESWTLEKQLLVADYWFHLRLSRITSYNSALIGALGCRLPSLSSQQLVQLLFLVNLQRKVNKPLMQNIEKYVMNLVDKLNIEEIGIICLGYFKTQMPTKNPDLLHHIIKHTINNMSIVNDFTVSAIVKQLRNSCSIQHRKLFKTFISECKNYIYCWEPTAGIHIVLLGTPIHVYVAGLIDKVVKHTSSNLQNIRLKELSKLLFSCALFNHTPDMKDFFSSVVAELHDRRREEEISLYPNCLISSLLFLAYQNIYPEKLLSKALDPTFLTLLQEKTMFSMSRELITLDYCVEIEYPQYCGPCLNREDFIETIKNNVGKIPETGSPDLTRQEKFTLDLKNDLVSILGGEHYINVTHALPHFYNPDIFLQFGQDGSVEPVPQDANRPVELILKPPEDKHSVCVMVCGQTCYTYENNHPVGLTMMKERQLQKLGYCVVQIPWFEYYKQPKGKTMKYLHQKIFCR
- the LOC143240802 gene encoding FAST kinase domain-containing protein 5, mitochondrial isoform X3, giving the protein MFTYFRQSFEMAMMSTRLHYIQRSLVYHSMKYCPKVEHEWCQMKVKDRYSVYQLLKHQRWYTKQQSRFLFRTSQGKFCINCFSTMPSSLNRLFHVGTCVFVKVFQERENEYAHEIMENLGYSSVRRHPGSLLIYNSKEQISSKNHTHGDVSFEENVTSILNMFKKISSYSDDTQKDVESEKYCNLLKSLVRSLPEMQDSQIIDVLNYLCLWPPTVATTTQQFKMLWNSLDRECLHRLESWTLEKQLLVADYWFHLRLSRITSYNSALIGALGCRLPSLSSQQLVQLLFLVNLQRKVNKPLMQNIEKYVMNLVDKLNIEEIGIICLGYFKTQMPTKNPDLLHHIIKHTINNMSIVNDFTVSAIVKQLRNSCSIQHRKLFKTFISECKNYIYCWEPTAGIHIVLLGTPIHVYVAGLIDKVVKHTSSNLQNIRLKELSKLLFSCALFNHTPDMKDFFSSVVAELHDRRREEEISLYPNCLISSLLFLAYQNIYPEKLLSKALDPTFLTLLQDIFLQFGQDGSVEPVPQDANRPVELILKPPEDKHSVCVMVCGQTCYTYENNHPVGLTMMKERQLQKLGYCVVQIPWFEYYKQPKGKTMKYLHQKIFCR
- the LOC143240802 gene encoding FAST kinase domain-containing protein 5, mitochondrial isoform X1, with translation MFTYFRQSFEMAMMSTRLHYIQRSLVYHSMKYCPKVEHEWCQMKVKDRYSVYQLLKHQRWYTKQQSRFLFRTSQGKFCINCFSTMPSSLNRLFHVGTCVFVKVFQERENEYAHEIMENLGYSSVRRHPGSLLIYNSKEQISSKNHTHGDVSFEENVTSILNMFKKISSYSDDTQKDVESEKYCNLLKSLVRSLPEMQDSQIIDVLNYLCLWPPTVATTTQQFKMLWNSLDRECLHRLESWTLEKQLLVADYWFHLRLSRITSYNSALIGALGCRLPSLSSQQLVQLLFLVNLQRKVNKPLMQNIEKYVMNLVDKLNIEEIGIICLGYFKTQMPTKNPDLLHHIIKHTINNMSIVNDFTVSAIVKQLRNSCSIQHRKLFKTFISECKNYIYCWEPTAGIHIVLLGTPIHVYVAGLIDKVVKHTSSNLQNIRLKELSKLLFSCALFNHTPDMKDFFSSVVAELHDRRREEEISLYPNCLISSLLFLAYQNIYPEKLLSKALDPTFLTLLQEKTMFSMSRELITLDYCVEIEYPQYCGPCLNREDFIETIKNNVGKIPETGSPDLTRQEKFTLDLKNDLVSILGGEHYINVTHALPHFYNPDIFLQFGQDGSVEPVPQDANRPVELILKPPEDKHSVCVMVCGQTCYTYENNHPVGLTMMKERQLQKLGYCVVQIPWFEYYKQPKGKTMKYLHQKIFCR
- the LOC143240802 gene encoding FAST kinase domain-containing protein 5, mitochondrial isoform X4: MFTYFRQSFEMAMMSTRLHYIQRSLVYHSMKYCPKVEHEWCQMKVKDRYSVYQLLKHQRWYTKQQSRFLFRTSQGKFCINCFSTMPSSLNRLFHVGTCVFVKVFQERENEYAHEIMENLGYSSVRRHPGSLLIYNSKEQISSKNHTHGDVSFEENVTSILNMFKKISSYSDDTQKDVESEKYCNLLKSLVRSLPEMQDSQIIDVLNYLCLWPPTVATTTQQFKMLWNSLDRECLHRLESWTLEKQLLVADYWFHLRLSRITSYNSALIGALGCRLPSLSSQQLVQLLFLVNLQRKVNKPLMQNIEKYVMNLVDKLNIEEIGIICLGYFKTQMPTKNPDLLHHIIKHTINNMSIVNDFTVSAIVKQLRNSCSIQHRKLFKTFISECKNYIYCWEPTAGIHIVLLGTPIHVYVAGLIDKVVKHTSSNLQNIRLKELSKLLFSCALFNHTPDMKDFFSSVVAELHDRRREEEISLYPNCLISSLLFLAYQNIYPEKLLSKALDPTFLTLLQEKTMFSMSRELITLDYCVEIEYPQYCGPCLNREDFIETIKIFFSSLDKMEVLSLCHKMQIDQ